In a genomic window of Sulfurimonas denitrificans DSM 1251:
- a CDS encoding polyprenyl synthetase family protein: MQNFENFLLNHLPASKSIHPTYEEAVQKMLIAGGKRFRPALLLGVVNAYNPLMIGGAYHAAYAIELLHTYSLIHDDLPAMDNSPLRRGEPTLHVLFDEVTAILAGDALNTYAFEVLSNAPFSDFTRVELIRELATNGGLNGMVLGQAIDCYFENRVLSIDDVKILHTNKTAKLIAASLKMGAIIVGEEKLAETLYDFGIKLGLLFQIQDDILDVTQSSQEAGKLTNNDENKNSFVTILGLDEAFLEAESLANTLLKEIDGFDEKLKSELSKLLVHYINRHKN, from the coding sequence ATGCAAAACTTTGAAAACTTCCTACTAAATCATCTGCCAGCTTCAAAAAGTATTCATCCGACATACGAAGAGGCAGTTCAAAAAATGCTCATTGCTGGAGGGAAGAGATTTCGTCCAGCACTCCTTCTTGGAGTTGTAAACGCTTACAATCCACTTATGATTGGTGGAGCTTACCATGCAGCGTACGCTATTGAGCTTCTGCATACATACTCACTTATACATGATGATTTACCAGCTATGGATAACTCACCACTCCGCAGAGGCGAACCTACACTACATGTACTCTTTGATGAAGTCACTGCAATTTTGGCAGGTGATGCGCTAAACACATACGCTTTTGAGGTTTTAAGTAACGCCCCTTTTTCAGACTTTACAAGAGTAGAACTAATCAGAGAACTAGCAACAAATGGTGGACTAAATGGTATGGTTCTGGGCCAAGCGATTGATTGTTACTTTGAAAATAGAGTACTTAGTATTGATGATGTAAAAATATTACATACAAATAAAACAGCAAAACTAATCGCTGCTTCACTTAAAATGGGTGCAATTATTGTTGGAGAAGAGAAGTTAGCTGAGACGCTTTATGATTTTGGTATAAAGCTTGGACTTCTTTTTCAGATTCAAGATGACATTTTAGACGTTACGCAAAGTTCACAAGAGGCTGGAAAACTTACAAACAATGATGAAAACAAAAATAGTTTTGTAACAATTTTAGGATTAGATGAGGCCTTCTTGGAAGCGGAGTCTCTAGCAAACACTCTTTTAAAAGAGATAGATGGTTTTGATGAAAAACTCAAAAGTGAGCTCTCAAAACTTTTAGTTCACTACATAAACAGACATAAAAACTAA
- the tkt gene encoding transketolase has product MSNKMRQKMADSIRFLAADMVQSANSGHPGAPMGLSDIAVVLSEHLNHNPKNPSWLNRDRVVFSGGHATGLIYSLYYLWGYGLEIEDLKNFRQLDSKTPGHPEFGHTAGVEITTGPLGQGIANAVGFSMASKFVGAQVNSETAKVIDHKVYCLCGDGDLEEGISYEACSIAGHNKLDNLILIYDSNRITIEGSTDLSISENIRMRFESQGWNVLECDGHNFDEIDNVITAAKVNSKPTIIIANTLIAKGAGIMEGSHHAHGAPLGKDVIAQAKEDAGFPTNKTFYVDEDVMARFRCAVEKGDLLEREWIHSLKTLPLMEQNEALSALQNPDFSKIQWPSFDKADATRNTNGKILNAIAKALPNFLGGSADLSPSNKTELVDMGVYPKGRNIYFGIREHAMASITNAIALYGPLMPFSATFFVFSDYLKPAARIAALTGIQQFFIWTHDSIGVGEDGPTHQPIEHLSQFRALPNFYVWRPADGAENVEAWKTALEMKKSPSAFVCSRQNLSVLPLPVKGIISNGGYLLASDENATITLMASGSEVELALKVKEALNEKKVHVNVVSVPCYDLFIEQDKTYIDSIIKPNTKKIAIEAARGLEWYRFADEVIGMDTFGASAPADKLFAKFGFSVEGVLSKII; this is encoded by the coding sequence ATGAGTAATAAAATGCGTCAAAAGATGGCAGATAGCATAAGATTTTTAGCAGCAGACATGGTACAAAGTGCAAATTCAGGTCACCCAGGCGCACCTATGGGGCTCTCAGACATAGCAGTTGTTTTAAGTGAACATTTAAACCACAATCCAAAAAACCCATCTTGGTTAAATCGTGATAGAGTTGTATTCTCAGGCGGTCATGCTACAGGGCTTATCTACTCTCTTTATTATCTTTGGGGATATGGATTAGAGATAGAAGATTTAAAAAACTTCCGTCAACTTGATTCAAAAACTCCAGGACATCCAGAGTTTGGACATACCGCTGGTGTTGAGATAACAACAGGCCCACTAGGGCAAGGTATAGCAAATGCTGTTGGTTTTTCAATGGCTTCAAAATTTGTAGGTGCGCAAGTAAACTCTGAAACTGCAAAAGTAATAGACCATAAAGTTTACTGTTTATGTGGTGATGGAGATTTAGAAGAGGGTATAAGTTATGAGGCTTGCTCAATTGCAGGGCATAACAAACTAGATAATCTTATACTTATTTATGACTCTAATCGTATCACTATAGAGGGCTCAACTGATTTAAGTATCAGCGAAAACATCCGTATGCGTTTTGAGTCACAAGGTTGGAATGTTTTAGAGTGTGATGGTCACAATTTTGATGAGATTGACAACGTAATTACAGCTGCAAAAGTAAATTCAAAACCGACTATTATTATTGCTAATACTCTTATCGCAAAAGGCGCAGGCATTATGGAAGGCTCACATCATGCACACGGTGCGCCTCTTGGCAAAGATGTGATTGCTCAAGCTAAAGAGGATGCAGGCTTTCCTACAAATAAGACTTTTTACGTTGATGAAGATGTAATGGCAAGATTTAGATGTGCGGTAGAAAAGGGCGATTTGTTAGAGCGAGAGTGGATACATAGCCTTAAAACTCTTCCATTAATGGAGCAAAATGAGGCTCTATCTGCGCTTCAGAATCCTGATTTTTCAAAAATCCAGTGGCCAAGCTTTGATAAAGCAGATGCAACAAGAAACACAAACGGGAAAATTTTAAATGCTATTGCTAAAGCTCTTCCTAACTTTTTAGGTGGTTCAGCTGATCTTAGCCCATCTAACAAGACTGAACTTGTTGACATGGGAGTTTATCCAAAAGGGCGAAATATCTACTTTGGTATTCGTGAACATGCAATGGCTTCAATTACAAATGCTATCGCACTTTATGGACCTCTTATGCCATTTTCGGCTACATTTTTTGTTTTTTCAGACTACTTAAAACCAGCGGCACGTATAGCGGCATTAACAGGAATACAGCAATTTTTTATCTGGACTCATGACAGTATCGGCGTAGGAGAAGATGGACCTACTCATCAGCCAATAGAGCATTTAAGCCAGTTTCGCGCACTTCCAAACTTTTATGTGTGGCGTCCAGCTGATGGTGCTGAAAATGTTGAAGCTTGGAAAACAGCACTAGAGATGAAAAAATCTCCATCAGCTTTTGTCTGCTCACGCCAAAATCTCTCAGTTCTTCCACTTCCTGTAAAAGGAATTATAAGTAACGGTGGTTATCTTCTTGCAAGTGATGAGAATGCTACTATTACTTTGATGGCAAGTGGAAGTGAAGTTGAACTTGCACTTAAAGTTAAAGAGGCACTAAATGAGAAAAAAGTACATGTAAATGTAGTTTCAGTCCCATGCTATGACCTTTTTATAGAGCAAGATAAAACTTATATAGACTCAATTATTAAGCCTAACACTAAAAAAATAGCAATAGAAGCAGCTCGTGGTTTAGAGTGGTATAGATTTGCGGATGAAGTAATTGGTATGGATACATTCGGTGCTTCTGCTCCTGCTGATAAACTCTTTGCAAAATTTGGTTTCTCAGTAGAGGGCGTTCTCTCTAAAATAATATAA
- a CDS encoding ComEA family DNA-binding protein: protein MKLLSVLLVGATLCFGAVDINKADKAQLMEIKGVGEAKANAILEYRKEHKCFKTVEEIKNVKGFGVKFLEKNKSNLEASSCKK from the coding sequence ATGAAGTTACTTTCTGTTTTACTTGTAGGTGCAACATTATGTTTTGGTGCAGTTGATATTAACAAAGCTGACAAAGCTCAGCTAATGGAGATAAAGGGTGTAGGAGAAGCAAAAGCAAATGCTATTTTAGAGTATAGAAAAGAGCATAAATGTTTTAAAACGGTTGAGGAGATAAAAAATGTCAAAGGGTTTGGTGTTAAATTTTTAGAAAAAAACAAGTCAAATTTAGAGGCTAGTAGCTGTAAAAAGTAG
- a CDS encoding endonuclease III domain-containing protein, with the protein MNRVYHIYKTLYEMYGPQGWWPILGHGYHKLDYTFPHNEDEIFEVCLGSILTQNTTFTSVVKSLNNLHVKSALNVYGIENMNILELKEAIKPCGYFNQKTRYILEFIKFYKSLDGKVPTRDALLSVIGIGEESADSILLYGYNQLEFKVDAYTKRLLSELGMIEPKTKYRDIKNLVETSLKECIKNEVELLKTYQEFHALLVAHGKSYYSKKPYGSGCVLKEVI; encoded by the coding sequence ATGAATAGAGTTTATCATATCTATAAAACTCTCTATGAGATGTATGGTCCTCAAGGCTGGTGGCCAATACTAGGTCATGGTTATCATAAACTAGATTACACTTTTCCACACAATGAAGATGAGATATTTGAGGTCTGTTTAGGCTCAATTTTAACTCAAAACACAACTTTTACCTCAGTTGTAAAATCATTAAACAATCTACATGTAAAGAGCGCACTAAATGTATATGGCATAGAGAACATGAATATCTTGGAATTAAAAGAGGCTATCAAGCCTTGTGGATATTTTAATCAAAAAACAAGATACATTTTGGAATTTATAAAATTCTATAAGAGTCTAGATGGCAAAGTACCAACAAGGGATGCGCTCTTGAGTGTTATTGGTATCGGCGAGGAGAGTGCTGATTCTATACTTCTATATGGTTACAATCAGCTAGAATTTAAAGTTGATGCTTACACAAAAAGATTATTAAGTGAGCTTGGCATGATAGAGCCAAAAACAAAATACAGAGATATAAAAAACCTTGTGGAAACATCTTTAAAAGAGTGCATAAAAAATGAGGTGGAGCTTCTAAAAACATATCAGGAGTTTCATGCTTTGCTAGTAGCACATGGCAAGAGTTACTACTCAAAAAAGCCTTATGGAAGTGGGTGCGTCTTAAAAGAGGTAATTTAA
- a CDS encoding AEC family transporter — translation MSSILFSILAIYIFIVIGFIAKMSFKERIDDKTITLINVYFLQVFLTFWGLLIRPVDSTLLFAPSIYLFIVILVLFISALMAKRLFEDKKEYSIATVAAVIGNTGNLGIPLNIAIFGEESIPYTTVINLMNVFIVYTVGVYYYSRGSFDVKSSFKNIAKLPILWAAALAITLSAYGYQPSVEIMKTLMMGAYASIVMQLFLFGIYLYGTKISEISKRLTLWVISVKFIILPALTFLVLFLIELDLMIKGIIFIELLVPLAIANVNFASLYDCKPKVVTALVFISSVIFLGAIFIGIRLLNYL, via the coding sequence ATGAGTTCAATACTATTTTCAATCTTGGCTATTTATATCTTTATTGTTATAGGCTTTATAGCAAAGATGAGTTTTAAAGAGCGCATTGATGATAAAACCATAACTCTTATAAATGTATATTTTTTACAAGTTTTTCTGACATTTTGGGGACTACTTATCCGCCCCGTTGACTCCACACTTCTCTTTGCACCTTCAATTTATCTTTTCATTGTTATCTTAGTGCTTTTTATATCAGCTCTGATGGCAAAGAGACTATTTGAGGATAAAAAAGAGTACTCCATCGCAACAGTCGCAGCTGTTATAGGAAATACTGGAAATCTTGGTATTCCATTAAATATCGCTATTTTTGGAGAAGAGTCTATCCCATACACTACTGTTATAAATCTTATGAATGTATTTATTGTCTATACAGTTGGTGTTTACTACTACTCAAGAGGGAGCTTTGATGTTAAGAGTTCGTTTAAAAATATAGCAAAACTCCCTATTCTCTGGGCAGCAGCATTAGCAATTACTCTTAGTGCTTATGGTTATCAGCCGAGTGTTGAGATTATGAAAACGCTTATGATGGGGGCTTATGCTTCTATAGTTATGCAACTCTTTTTGTTTGGGATTTATCTATATGGAACAAAAATCAGTGAAATAAGTAAAAGGTTAACTCTTTGGGTTATTAGTGTAAAATTTATCATCTTACCCGCTCTTACGTTTTTAGTTCTCTTTTTAATTGAGCTTGATTTGATGATAAAGGGAATAATTTTTATAGAGTTATTAGTTCCTCTTGCCATTGCAAATGTAAATTTTGCCTCTCTTTATGATTGCAAACCAAAAGTTGTAACTGCACTTGTCTTTATCTCATCTGTTATATTTTTAGGAGCAATTTTTATTGGAATCAGATTGCTTAATTATCTATGA
- a CDS encoding thioredoxin family protein, which translates to MQNIEDINRVIKENLAVMLYFSAPTCNVCHALKPKLLEAIENNFQEFEVVSIDTSIEQEIAANFSVFAIPTVLVFLDGREFLRKSRHMSVDEVIREIKRPYEVMTS; encoded by the coding sequence ATGCAAAATATAGAAGATATAAATAGAGTTATAAAAGAGAATCTAGCAGTTATGCTCTACTTCTCAGCACCTACATGTAACGTATGTCACGCATTAAAACCAAAGTTATTAGAAGCGATAGAGAACAATTTTCAAGAGTTTGAAGTAGTAAGTATCGATACATCTATAGAGCAAGAGATTGCAGCCAACTTTAGTGTTTTTGCCATTCCTACTGTTTTAGTTTTTTTAGATGGCAGAGAGTTTTTAAGAAAATCTCGCCACATGAGTGTTGATGAGGTTATAAGAGAGATAAAAAGACCTTACGAAGTTATGACTTCATAA
- the rlmB gene encoding 23S rRNA (guanosine(2251)-2'-O)-methyltransferase RlmB: MQDSQEYKDKKAYFEKIITLYGRNVIIEVLLDNTIEIHKLHLSNSNKSDGAIETILSLAKKRDIQVTYHDKNALSRISKNSKQDQGVAIDIIANSYKNANEIKNLKKFKLLALDGIQNPQNLGMIIRSCAAGYIDGVILPKKNSAKISPLVIKASAGTLFKLPIYYCNTLDEVLKELKDTKIYLLSSHAKKSIYDLRQEDKSIFVLGNESDGVSREIEALCNDSINIPMNRDVESLNVAVTASLIAFMR, encoded by the coding sequence TTGCAAGATTCACAAGAGTACAAAGATAAAAAAGCGTATTTTGAAAAAATCATAACTCTTTATGGAAGAAATGTGATTATAGAAGTTTTACTAGACAACACAATAGAGATACATAAACTTCATCTCTCTAACTCTAATAAAAGCGATGGTGCTATAGAAACTATCTTATCTTTAGCAAAAAAAAGAGATATTCAAGTCACTTATCATGATAAAAATGCACTTAGTCGCATAAGTAAAAATTCAAAACAAGATCAAGGTGTTGCAATTGATATAATCGCTAATTCTTATAAAAATGCGAATGAGATAAAAAATCTCAAAAAATTTAAACTTTTAGCACTTGATGGCATCCAAAATCCTCAAAATCTAGGAATGATTATACGCTCTTGTGCTGCTGGATATATTGATGGTGTGATTCTTCCTAAAAAAAATAGTGCTAAAATCTCTCCTCTTGTCATAAAAGCCAGTGCAGGAACACTGTTTAAACTTCCTATTTACTACTGCAACACTTTAGATGAAGTTTTAAAAGAACTAAAAGATACAAAAATATATCTTCTCTCTTCACATGCAAAAAAGAGCATCTACGATTTGCGTCAAGAGGATAAATCTATATTTGTTCTTGGAAATGAGAGTGATGGAGTCTCACGTGAGATTGAAGCACTTTGTAACGACTCGATAAATATCCCTATGAATAGAGATGTAGAATCTTTAAATGTAGCAGTCACTGCCTCTTTAATCGCTTTTATGCGCTAA
- a CDS encoding YaaA family protein translates to MLKILFSPSENKKTGGTEEQKELFGSNSARETILNEYNSVVNSHNEEVIKELFGFKKFSDCQPYINDIFKSPLMHSIERYDGIAYQYLNFETLNNSAKEYLMKNSIIFSNLYGPIFGGDTIANYKVKQGNNIGNLIPDKFYKDRFSYQLDLFLSNADILDLRAGYYDKFYEINKPYLTLKFLKDGKVVSHWAKAYRGLVLRAVAENSINSIEEFMKIQIDTLSVKEIIKKKNRTEIVYEIR, encoded by the coding sequence ATGTTAAAAATATTATTTTCTCCATCTGAGAACAAAAAAACTGGTGGCACTGAAGAGCAAAAAGAACTTTTTGGTTCAAATAGCGCAAGAGAAACCATACTAAATGAATACAATAGCGTCGTAAATAGTCATAATGAAGAGGTAATTAAAGAACTTTTTGGATTTAAAAAATTTTCAGACTGCCAACCATATATAAATGATATTTTCAAGTCACCACTTATGCACTCTATTGAACGTTATGATGGTATAGCATATCAATATCTCAACTTTGAGACGCTTAATAATAGTGCAAAAGAGTATCTAATGAAAAATAGTATTATATTTTCAAACCTTTATGGCCCAATTTTCGGAGGCGATACAATTGCTAACTATAAGGTAAAACAAGGAAATAATATAGGTAATCTTATACCTGATAAATTTTATAAAGATAGATTTTCATATCAGCTTGATCTTTTTCTATCAAACGCTGATATTTTAGATTTACGCGCTGGATATTATGATAAATTTTATGAGATAAATAAACCTTATTTAACTTTGAAATTTTTAAAAGATGGCAAAGTAGTAAGTCACTGGGCTAAAGCTTATAGAGGTTTGGTTTTGAGAGCCGTTGCAGAAAATTCTATAAACTCAATCGAAGAGTTTATGAAAATACAAATTGATACTCTTAGCGTTAAAGAGATTATAAAGAAGAAAAATAGAACAGAAATAGTCTATGAAATCAGATAA
- the tuf gene encoding elongation factor Tu produces MAKEKFARNKPHVNIGTIGHVDHGKTTLTAAITAVLAVTNGAKMMDYDAIDNAPEERERGITIATSHVEYETNNRHYAHVDCPGHADYVKNMITGAAQMDGAILVVSAADGPMPQTREHILLSKQVGVPYIVVFMNKEDMVDDEELLELVEMEIRELLDMYDFPGDDTPIVAGSAKEALDEAKTGTLGPWSAKIQKLMAAVDEYIPEPTREVDRDFLMPVEDVFSISGRGTVVTGRIERGTVKIGDAIEIVGIRDTQKTTVTGIEMFRKEMDQGLAGDNCGVLVRGIGKDDVERGQVLCKPGTINPHTKFTAEIYVLSKEEGGRHTPFFTNYRPQFYVRTTDVTGAIYLPEGTEMVMPGDNVSITVELIHPIAMEKGTKFAIREGGRTVGAGVVAEILA; encoded by the coding sequence ATGGCAAAAGAAAAGTTTGCGCGTAATAAACCGCATGTAAACATAGGTACAATTGGTCACGTAGATCATGGTAAAACAACATTGACAGCTGCAATTACTGCGGTATTAGCAGTAACAAATGGTGCAAAAATGATGGATTATGATGCTATCGACAATGCTCCTGAAGAGCGTGAGCGCGGTATTACAATTGCAACATCACACGTAGAATACGAAACTAACAATCGTCACTATGCACACGTTGATTGTCCAGGTCACGCGGATTATGTTAAAAACATGATTACAGGTGCTGCACAAATGGATGGTGCTATTTTAGTTGTTTCTGCAGCTGATGGTCCGATGCCTCAAACTCGTGAGCATATTCTTCTTTCTAAGCAAGTTGGTGTTCCATATATCGTTGTTTTCATGAACAAAGAAGATATGGTTGATGACGAAGAGCTATTAGAGTTAGTTGAAATGGAAATCCGTGAACTTCTTGATATGTATGATTTCCCAGGTGACGATACTCCAATCGTAGCTGGTTCAGCAAAAGAAGCATTAGATGAAGCAAAAACTGGTACACTTGGACCATGGTCTGCAAAAATACAAAAGCTTATGGCTGCTGTAGATGAGTATATTCCTGAGCCAACTCGTGAAGTTGATAGAGATTTCTTAATGCCTGTTGAAGATGTTTTCTCAATCTCTGGTCGTGGAACAGTTGTAACTGGTCGTATCGAGCGTGGAACAGTTAAAATTGGGGATGCTATTGAAATCGTAGGTATCCGTGATACTCAAAAAACTACTGTAACTGGTATAGAGATGTTCCGTAAAGAAATGGATCAAGGTTTAGCTGGTGACAACTGTGGTGTTCTAGTTCGTGGTATAGGTAAAGATGATGTTGAGCGTGGTCAAGTGCTTTGTAAGCCAGGCACAATCAATCCTCACACTAAATTTACAGCTGAGATTTACGTATTAAGTAAAGAAGAGGGTGGTCGTCATACTCCATTCTTTACTAACTATCGTCCACAGTTCTATGTTCGTACTACAGACGTTACAGGTGCTATCTATTTACCAGAAGGTACAGAGATGGTTATGCCAGGTGACAACGTAAGTATTACTGTTGAGCTAATTCACCCAATCGCTATGGAAAAAGGTACTAAGTTCGCTATCCGTGAGGGTGGACGTACTGTTGGTGCTGGTGTTGTAGCTGAGATTCTTGCATAA
- the rpmG gene encoding 50S ribosomal protein L33 → MREAIHLGCEKCTRRNYHTTKNKKTHTEKFSVKKYCKFCREHTLHKEMKL, encoded by the coding sequence ATGAGAGAAGCAATACATTTAGGGTGTGAAAAGTGTACTCGTCGTAACTATCATACTACTAAAAACAAAAAAACTCATACTGAAAAATTTTCAGTTAAAAAATATTGTAAATTTTGTCGTGAGCATACTCTTCACAAAGAGATGAAGTTATAA
- the secE gene encoding preprotein translocase subunit SecE, protein MNLGVHIKNARIELSKVIFPTKGQVKQAYISVLIVVTVITAFLALVDLLMSSIMSAILG, encoded by the coding sequence ATGAATTTAGGTGTACATATTAAAAATGCTAGAATAGAATTAAGCAAAGTTATTTTTCCTACTAAAGGTCAAGTGAAACAAGCCTATATTTCTGTTTTAATTGTTGTAACAGTAATCACTGCTTTTTTAGCATTGGTTGATTTGCTTATGTCATCAATAATGTCGGCAATTTTAGGTTAA
- the nusG gene encoding transcription termination/antitermination protein NusG, producing the protein MEKKNSHQWYSIQTYGNERTVRLAILNLIEEMRLQDFITDVIVPTEDVIEVKDGKKKISERSLYSGYVFARIELNTEIQHIIQSIPKVSGFIGEANIPTPLSEHDINVILDRVQNRAAPKPKVFFDNGETVRITDGPFANFTATVDEYDLEHGTLKLNVSIFGRATPVDISYTQVEKII; encoded by the coding sequence ATGGAGAAAAAAAACAGTCATCAATGGTACTCTATACAAACATATGGCAATGAGAGAACTGTTCGTTTAGCAATTTTAAATCTTATAGAAGAGATGAGACTACAAGACTTCATAACAGATGTTATAGTTCCTACAGAAGATGTTATAGAAGTAAAAGATGGCAAGAAAAAAATATCTGAACGCTCACTTTATTCAGGTTATGTTTTTGCTAGAATCGAACTCAATACTGAGATTCAACATATAATTCAATCAATACCAAAAGTATCTGGATTTATTGGTGAAGCAAATATTCCTACACCACTTAGTGAGCATGACATAAATGTAATACTAGATCGTGTTCAAAATCGTGCTGCGCCTAAGCCAAAGGTATTTTTTGATAATGGGGAGACTGTCCGAATTACAGATGGTCCATTTGCAAACTTTACGGCAACTGTAGATGAGTATGATTTAGAGCATGGAACTTTAAAACTAAATGTTTCAATTTTTGGAAGAGCAACACCAGTTGATATCTCTTATACTCAAGTTGAAAAAATAATTTAA
- the rplK gene encoding 50S ribosomal protein L11 codes for MAKKIMGYIKLQIEAGKATPAPPVGPALGQRGVNIMEFTKAFNEKTKDKMGFKVPVVITVFTDKSFTFVVKQPPASALLMHAAGLKGGSSNPLKNKVAKLTQAQLMEIVNRKIEDLNTDDKEAAAKTIAGSARSIGIEIVD; via the coding sequence ATGGCAAAAAAAATAATGGGCTACATTAAGCTTCAAATTGAAGCTGGCAAAGCAACTCCTGCTCCTCCAGTTGGACCAGCACTTGGTCAACGTGGTGTTAATATTATGGAGTTTACAAAAGCGTTTAATGAAAAAACAAAAGATAAGATGGGATTTAAAGTTCCTGTAGTTATTACTGTTTTTACTGATAAAAGTTTTACGTTTGTTGTAAAACAACCACCAGCATCTGCTCTACTTATGCATGCTGCAGGTCTTAAAGGCGGTTCAAGTAATCCACTTAAAAATAAAGTGGCAAAACTTACTCAAGCGCAATTAATGGAAATTGTAAATAGAAAAATCGAAGATTTAAATACTGATGATAAAGAAGCTGCAGCTAAAACAATTGCTGGTTCAGCTCGTTCAATCGGTATTGAAATAGTAGATTAA
- the rplA gene encoding 50S ribosomal protein L1 encodes MSKRYKQLTEKIDVTKAYSVDEASLLVKNLVSAKFDETVEVAFNLNVDPRHADQMIRGAIVLPHGTGKTVRVAVFAKGAKADEAKAAGADIVGTDDLVQQIKDGIFNFDIVVAAPDCMGLVGQIGRILGPKGMMPNPKTGTVTPDVATAVKNVKGGQVNFRVDKKGNIHAGIGKASFNADKISENLITFVKAINRHKPSSAKGRYIKNCALSLTMSPAIKLDVMQLADMK; translated from the coding sequence ATGAGCAAAAGATATAAACAATTAACAGAAAAAATTGATGTTACTAAAGCGTATAGCGTTGATGAAGCATCACTATTAGTAAAAAATTTAGTAAGTGCAAAATTTGATGAAACAGTTGAAGTGGCATTTAATTTAAATGTAGATCCAAGACATGCGGATCAGATGATTCGTGGAGCTATTGTGCTTCCTCATGGAACTGGTAAAACTGTACGTGTTGCAGTTTTTGCTAAAGGTGCTAAAGCTGATGAAGCCAAAGCTGCTGGAGCAGATATAGTTGGAACTGATGATTTAGTTCAGCAAATTAAAGATGGCATTTTCAACTTTGATATTGTTGTTGCTGCACCTGATTGTATGGGACTTGTTGGTCAAATTGGTCGTATTTTAGGGCCAAAAGGTATGATGCCTAACCCTAAAACTGGGACTGTAACTCCAGATGTTGCAACAGCAGTTAAAAATGTTAAGGGTGGGCAAGTAAATTTCCGTGTTGATAAAAAAGGAAATATACATGCAGGTATTGGTAAGGCAAGTTTTAATGCTGATAAAATATCTGAGAATCTTATAACATTTGTTAAAGCGATTAACAGACACAAGCCATCATCTGCAAAAGGTCGCTACATTAAAAATTGTGCTTTAAGTTTAACAATGAGTCCTGCTATCAAGCTTGATGTTATGCAATTAGCGGATATGAAATAA
- the rplJ gene encoding 50S ribosomal protein L10 has translation MTKTQKAEIIEVLSNEFKDAQSVIFCDYKGLSVSKLENLRKMARAKDTKVQVVKNTLATIALSNASLTGVELKDTNILVWGADSVATSKVCADFAKDNEKFVIKSAYVDREAADAAKVEAFAKLPGREELLAMLAATWMAPVTCFTIGLDALRQKKEEA, from the coding sequence ATGACAAAAACACAAAAAGCTGAAATTATTGAAGTACTTTCAAATGAATTTAAAGATGCTCAAAGTGTAATCTTTTGTGATTACAAAGGTTTGAGCGTTTCTAAGCTTGAGAATTTGAGAAAAATGGCTCGTGCTAAAGATACAAAAGTTCAAGTTGTTAAAAATACGTTAGCTACTATTGCACTAAGCAATGCTTCACTAACGGGTGTTGAATTAAAAGACACTAATATTTTAGTATGGGGAGCAGATTCTGTTGCTACATCTAAAGTATGTGCTGACTTTGCTAAAGATAATGAAAAATTTGTAATTAAGTCTGCTTATGTTGATCGTGAAGCTGCTGATGCTGCTAAGGTTGAAGCATTTGCTAAACTTCCTGGTCGTGAGGAGCTTCTTGCTATGCTTGCTGCTACTTGGATGGCACCAGTTACATGTTTCACTATTGGACTTGACGCATTAAGACAAAAAAAAGAGGAAGCTTAA